The following proteins are encoded in a genomic region of Labeo rohita strain BAU-BD-2019 chromosome 5, IGBB_LRoh.1.0, whole genome shotgun sequence:
- the nono gene encoding non-POU domain-containing octamer-binding protein isoform X2 produces the protein MQGNRGPRSEQQNHGPPRQQPNPQQDQQRKPSGADSNGQHTDAGEQSSPNAAFTIDLQNFRKPGEKTYTQRSRLFVGNLPTGTTEEDVEKLFSKYGKPSEIFINKERGFGFIRLETKTLADIAKAELDDAVFRGRQIRVRFATHGAALTVKNLPQFVSNELLEEAFSMFGPIERAIVIVDDRGRPTGKGIVEFANKPSARKALDRCGDGAFLLTAFPRPVTVEPMEQLDEDEGLPERLINKNAIYHKEREQPPRFAQPGSFEYEYAMRWKALMEMEKQQFEQVDRNIKEAQEKLETEMEAARHEHQVMLMRQDLLRRQEELRRMEEAHSQEVQKRKQMELRQEEERRRREEELRAHSEDLMRRQQGQGGNFSEKRDPDMRMHMGGQGMAMNRNPMGGNTTTAGAASLASSEGSAGNPGGLPLPFPRPGPPVDFGPNKRRRF, from the exons ATGCAAGGAAACAGAGGACCCCGTTCAGAGCAGCAGAATCACGGCCCACCCCGACAGCAGCCCAACCCCCAACAGGACCAGCAGAGGAAGCCTTCAGGAGCTGACAGCAATGGACAACACACTGACGCTGGGGAGCAGAGTAGCCCCA ATGCTGCTTTCACTATAGACCTGCAGAACTTCAGGAAGCCAGGTGAGAAGACCTACACGCAGAGGAGCAGGCTGTTTGTGGGGAACCTGCCCACTGGAACCACAGAGGAGGATGTGGAGAAGCTCTTCTCCAAGTATGGAAAACCTTCCGAGATCTTCATCAACAAGGAAAGAGGCTTTGGCTTCATCAGGCTG GAAACAAAGACTCTTGCGGACATAGCAAAAGCAGAACTGGATGATGCCGTGTTCCGAGGTCGCCAGATCCGTGTGCGCTTTGCCACTCACGGCGCTGCGCTGACAGTCAAGAACCTGCCTCAGTTTGTGTCCAATGAGCTCCTGGAAGAGGCTTTCTCCATGTTTGGTCCAATTGAACGGGCCATTGTTATTGTCGATGATCGTGGCAGGCCAACTGGTAAAGGCATTGTGGAGTTTGCTAACAAACCCTCTGCTAGGAAAGCTCTGGACCGTTGTGGAGATGGAGCTTTTCTTCTCACTGC TTTCCCAAGGCCTGTTACCGTTGAGCCGATGGAGCAGCTTGATGAGGATGAGGGACTTCCTGAGAggcttattaataaaaatgcaatatatcACAA AGAGCGTGAGCAGCCACCCCGGTTTGCTCAGCCAGGCTCATTTGAATATGAGTATGCTATGCGCTGGAAGGCCTTAATGGAAATGGAAAAGCAGCAGTTCGAACAGGTTGATCGAAACATCAAAGAGGCCCAAGAGAAGCTGGAGACTGAAATGGAAGCTGCACGACATGAGCACCAAGTCATGTTGATGCGACAAG ATCTCCTGCGCAGACAGGAAGAGTTGAGGAGAATGGAGGAGGCTCATAGCCAGGAGGTGCAGAAACGTAAACAGATGGAGCTGCGCCAGGAGGAGGAGCGGCGGAGGAGAGAGGAGGAGCTCCGTGCCCACTCAGAGGACCTGATGAGGAGACAGCAGGGCCAGGGAGGCAACTTCTCCGAGAAA AGGGATCCAGACATGAGGATGCATATGGGAG GTCAGGGAATGGCCATGAACAGGAACCCAATGGGTGGAAATACCACCACAGCAGGAGCTGCCAGCTTGGCTTCCAGTGAG GGGTCTGCTGGTAATCCAGGTGGGCTCCCTCTTCCCTTCCCTCGTCCTGGACCTCCCGTTGACTTTGGCCCCAACAAACGCCGCAGATTCTGA
- the nono gene encoding non-POU domain-containing octamer-binding protein isoform X1, producing MQGNRGPRSEQQNHGPPRQQPNPQQDQQRKPSGADSNGQHTDAGEQSSPNAAFTIDLQNFRKPGEKTYTQRSRLFVGNLPTGTTEEDVEKLFSKYGKPSEIFINKERGFGFIRLETKTLADIAKAELDDAVFRGRQIRVRFATHGAALTVKNLPQFVSNELLEEAFSMFGPIERAIVIVDDRGRPTGKGIVEFANKPSARKALDRCGDGAFLLTAFPRPVTVEPMEQLDEDEGLPERLINKNAIYHKEREQPPRFAQPGSFEYEYAMRWKALMEMEKQQFEQVDRNIKEAQEKLETEMEAARHEHQVMLMRQDLLRRQEELRRMEEAHSQEVQKRKQMELRQEEERRRREEELRAHSEDLMRRQQGQGGNFSEKRDPDMRMHMGGQGMAMNRNPMGGNTTTAGAASLASSEQGSAGNPGGLPLPFPRPGPPVDFGPNKRRRF from the exons ATGCAAGGAAACAGAGGACCCCGTTCAGAGCAGCAGAATCACGGCCCACCCCGACAGCAGCCCAACCCCCAACAGGACCAGCAGAGGAAGCCTTCAGGAGCTGACAGCAATGGACAACACACTGACGCTGGGGAGCAGAGTAGCCCCA ATGCTGCTTTCACTATAGACCTGCAGAACTTCAGGAAGCCAGGTGAGAAGACCTACACGCAGAGGAGCAGGCTGTTTGTGGGGAACCTGCCCACTGGAACCACAGAGGAGGATGTGGAGAAGCTCTTCTCCAAGTATGGAAAACCTTCCGAGATCTTCATCAACAAGGAAAGAGGCTTTGGCTTCATCAGGCTG GAAACAAAGACTCTTGCGGACATAGCAAAAGCAGAACTGGATGATGCCGTGTTCCGAGGTCGCCAGATCCGTGTGCGCTTTGCCACTCACGGCGCTGCGCTGACAGTCAAGAACCTGCCTCAGTTTGTGTCCAATGAGCTCCTGGAAGAGGCTTTCTCCATGTTTGGTCCAATTGAACGGGCCATTGTTATTGTCGATGATCGTGGCAGGCCAACTGGTAAAGGCATTGTGGAGTTTGCTAACAAACCCTCTGCTAGGAAAGCTCTGGACCGTTGTGGAGATGGAGCTTTTCTTCTCACTGC TTTCCCAAGGCCTGTTACCGTTGAGCCGATGGAGCAGCTTGATGAGGATGAGGGACTTCCTGAGAggcttattaataaaaatgcaatatatcACAA AGAGCGTGAGCAGCCACCCCGGTTTGCTCAGCCAGGCTCATTTGAATATGAGTATGCTATGCGCTGGAAGGCCTTAATGGAAATGGAAAAGCAGCAGTTCGAACAGGTTGATCGAAACATCAAAGAGGCCCAAGAGAAGCTGGAGACTGAAATGGAAGCTGCACGACATGAGCACCAAGTCATGTTGATGCGACAAG ATCTCCTGCGCAGACAGGAAGAGTTGAGGAGAATGGAGGAGGCTCATAGCCAGGAGGTGCAGAAACGTAAACAGATGGAGCTGCGCCAGGAGGAGGAGCGGCGGAGGAGAGAGGAGGAGCTCCGTGCCCACTCAGAGGACCTGATGAGGAGACAGCAGGGCCAGGGAGGCAACTTCTCCGAGAAA AGGGATCCAGACATGAGGATGCATATGGGAG GTCAGGGAATGGCCATGAACAGGAACCCAATGGGTGGAAATACCACCACAGCAGGAGCTGCCAGCTTGGCTTCCAGTGAG CAGGGGTCTGCTGGTAATCCAGGTGGGCTCCCTCTTCCCTTCCCTCGTCCTGGACCTCCCGTTGACTTTGGCCCCAACAAACGCCGCAGATTCTGA